The Candidatus Methylomirabilis limnetica genome has a window encoding:
- a CDS encoding type II toxin-antitoxin system PemK/MazF family toxin, with translation MPNRGEIWLADLDPRRGTEPGKTRPVLIIQSQALLDATHPSTVIIPLTTNTVDDAEPLRIRVPASGRMRRDSDLLIDQLRAIDNRRLTKGPMTCLSNALMAKVADAIREILDLVEE, from the coding sequence ATGCCTAACCGGGGTGAAATCTGGCTGGCAGACTTAGACCCTCGACGCGGTACTGAGCCCGGCAAAACGCGCCCCGTCCTGATCATCCAATCGCAAGCCCTCCTCGATGCCACCCATCCGTCAACAGTCATTATTCCGCTGACCACCAACACGGTTGATGACGCTGAACCGCTCCGGATTCGCGTCCCTGCTTCTGGCAGGATGCGCCGCGACTCCGATCTACTGATCGACCAGCTTCGGGCGATTGACAATCGTCGCCTCACCAAGGGTCCGATGACCTGCCTCTCCAACGCTCTGATGGCGAAGGTGGCCGATGCAATCCGGGAGATCCTAGACCTCGTCGAGGAGTGA
- a CDS encoding YicC/YloC family endoribonuclease yields MLNSMTGFGQGECVTSSRRYACELQSVNHRYLETRARLPKRLGALELQVQKILQGRFARGRFDVTVLEELTGERSCKLHLNRPLAHAYLDAVKTLQSELGLAGEVTLELLLSQSDLFGLEGEEPRAADADWSAVKIALEGAMNALAEMRREEGGALKADLLGRLEQVDETLATIAARAPEVVQSYKSRLELRLQRLLDGKSVDPGRLEQEVAILAERSDIAEETTRVTSHLGQFRDLIQQKGPHGRRMEFLLQEMQREANTIGAKANDAKTSHDVITLKSILEQLREQVQNVE; encoded by the coding sequence ATGCTGAACAGTATGACCGGGTTTGGGCAAGGGGAGTGTGTCACCTCCTCGAGACGATACGCATGCGAACTGCAGTCGGTCAACCATCGTTACCTGGAGACTCGTGCCCGGCTTCCAAAGCGGCTTGGCGCCCTGGAGTTGCAGGTCCAAAAGATCCTGCAGGGACGCTTCGCACGAGGGCGGTTTGACGTGACGGTGCTTGAGGAGTTGACGGGTGAGCGATCCTGCAAACTGCACCTCAATCGTCCGTTGGCCCACGCGTATCTTGACGCCGTCAAGACGCTTCAGTCAGAACTCGGTCTCGCGGGAGAGGTGACGCTGGAACTACTACTTTCCCAATCAGACCTGTTCGGTCTGGAAGGAGAGGAACCGAGGGCGGCGGATGCTGATTGGTCAGCGGTCAAGATTGCCCTTGAAGGGGCGATGAACGCCCTGGCTGAGATGCGGCGGGAAGAGGGAGGGGCGCTTAAGGCCGACCTGCTCGGCCGCCTGGAGCAAGTCGATGAGACCTTGGCGACGATCGCCGCCCGCGCGCCGGAAGTGGTGCAAAGCTACAAGAGTCGCCTGGAGCTTCGGCTCCAGCGCTTACTGGATGGGAAATCGGTGGACCCTGGCCGACTGGAACAGGAGGTCGCAATCCTGGCTGAGCGTTCTGATATCGCGGAAGAGACCACGCGGGTCACAAGCCACCTCGGGCAGTTCCGGGATCTCATCCAGCAAAAGGGTCCGCATGGCCGACGGATGGAGTTCCTCTTGCAAGAGATGCAGCGCGAGGCCAACACCATCGGCGCTAAGGCGAACGATGCCAAGACCTCGCACGATGTGATAACATTAAAAAGCATTCTGGAGCAGCTCCGGGAGCAGGTCCAGAACGTCGAGTAA
- the rpoZ gene encoding DNA-directed RNA polymerase subunit omega, whose amino-acid sequence MPLFPLEQLLTHVDSKYRLVIIAAKRAKQLMHGAEYLITPKSSKSPYIALEEIGAGRLAYDMKPVEGAKAVELVGPEAGATWFRSLSVGDALGDEEIVDKEEEEKEGAELDETPAEHFAGSGEEVEKLEVTDLDVLEEPAEVEDEA is encoded by the coding sequence ATGCCGCTTTTCCCTTTGGAACAACTTCTGACGCACGTGGATAGCAAGTATCGCCTGGTGATCATCGCCGCCAAGCGCGCGAAGCAGTTGATGCACGGCGCCGAGTACCTGATCACCCCGAAGAGCAGTAAGTCGCCGTATATCGCTCTGGAGGAAATAGGCGCCGGGAGGCTAGCCTATGACATGAAGCCCGTAGAGGGTGCGAAGGCAGTGGAGCTGGTTGGTCCAGAGGCTGGGGCTACCTGGTTCCGAAGCCTCTCCGTTGGGGACGCCCTTGGCGACGAGGAGATCGTCGATAAGGAAGAAGAGGAAAAGGAGGGAGCCGAGTTGGATGAGACCCCAGCGGAGCATTTCGCCGGATCGGGCGAGGAGGTAGAGAAATTGGAGGTGACCGATCTCGATGTCCTGGAAGAGCCGGCGGAAGTAGAGGACGAAGCCTAA
- a CDS encoding DUF72 domain-containing protein gives MKRTYQGGTADPFAGRTKVGTCGFAMGRQEYYNSFPVVEIQQTFYKLPRVSTGVRWRAGAPTGFEFTMKAWQLITHEPSSPTYRRLAKPIPPERKEYYGAFRPTEEVLEAWAQTRAFATALGASIIVFQCPPSFTPTSEHIANLRHFFTNIDRTGWHAAWELRGAWAADVILGLCRELELIHVVDPLKEPSLHGAICYYRMHGLTGYRYVHTDQDLERLKTACKRDLPTYCLFNNLLMAEDAVHFQALLGEKAEP, from the coding sequence ATGAAGCGTACATACCAGGGCGGCACTGCTGATCCTTTCGCGGGCCGGACCAAGGTCGGGACCTGTGGCTTCGCCATGGGCCGGCAGGAGTACTACAACTCCTTCCCGGTTGTTGAGATCCAGCAAACCTTTTACAAGCTTCCGCGGGTCAGCACGGGGGTACGGTGGCGAGCCGGGGCGCCGACCGGGTTCGAGTTTACGATGAAGGCATGGCAGCTCATTACCCACGAGCCTTCAAGCCCGACCTATCGCCGCCTCGCCAAACCGATCCCGCCTGAACGGAAAGAGTACTACGGGGCATTCCGGCCTACGGAGGAAGTCCTCGAAGCCTGGGCCCAGACGCGGGCATTTGCGACAGCCCTGGGCGCCTCGATCATCGTCTTTCAGTGCCCGCCGAGCTTCACGCCGACGTCCGAACACATCGCGAACCTGCGCCATTTCTTCACCAACATCGACCGCACCGGCTGGCACGCTGCCTGGGAGCTACGCGGCGCCTGGGCGGCGGATGTGATTCTGGGGCTATGCCGCGAGTTGGAGCTGATCCACGTGGTCGATCCGCTCAAGGAGCCATCGCTTCATGGCGCGATCTGCTACTACAGGATGCACGGTCTCACCGGCTACCGGTACGTCCACACCGATCAGGACCTTGAGCGACTGAAGACGGCGTGCAAGAGGGATCTCCCCACCTACTGCCTGTTCAATAATCTCTTGATGGCTGAGGATGCGGTTCATTTTCAGGCGCTGCTGGGTGAGAAGGCGGAACCGTGA
- the queG gene encoding tRNA epoxyqueuosine(34) reductase QueG, with the protein MGAKRKDRDVVVRSPERLAQAIKEEAGRLDLDLVGISPVGDPPHEQSFADWLQEGYGGEMAYLTRTEQARRHPETWLPWARSVVSVAMSYYTPFSRETHPTGVPRGWISRYAWGEDYHTILESRLDALFGWIRHTVGEEVQGKVYVDTGPVLEKGFAGLAGIGWIGKNTLLISPKHGSYFFLGELFLSLELPPDGPIGDRCGSCDLCLKACPTDAFVGPHRLDARRCISYLTIESKGSIPAQIRPLIGNHIFGCDICQEVCPYNINIAPSKEPTFQPREGLHAPELIPLLALNEEQFRLRFKGSPIRRSKRRGVLRNVAVALGNLGSADSVSGLAKLLSDPESLVRGHVAWALGRIGTAQARAALTEALDCETDPDVKAEIEQALTACALSQSPGP; encoded by the coding sequence ATGGGGGCAAAGCGGAAGGATCGCGACGTGGTCGTGCGGAGCCCTGAGCGGTTGGCTCAGGCGATTAAAGAGGAGGCCGGCCGTCTGGACCTCGATCTGGTCGGGATCTCGCCGGTCGGCGACCCTCCCCATGAACAATCATTCGCCGACTGGCTACAAGAGGGGTACGGTGGCGAGATGGCCTATCTGACGCGTACGGAGCAGGCCCGACGCCACCCGGAGACGTGGCTTCCCTGGGCGCGCTCGGTGGTCTCTGTCGCCATGAGCTACTACACCCCCTTTTCGCGCGAGACACACCCGACGGGCGTACCCAGGGGATGGATTTCCCGCTATGCGTGGGGAGAGGACTATCACACGATCCTGGAGAGCCGACTTGACGCGCTGTTCGGCTGGATTCGACACACTGTCGGCGAGGAGGTTCAGGGTAAGGTCTACGTCGATACCGGGCCGGTGCTGGAGAAGGGGTTCGCTGGTCTGGCGGGAATCGGGTGGATCGGTAAGAATACGCTGCTCATCTCCCCAAAGCACGGCTCGTATTTTTTCCTGGGCGAGCTGTTCCTGAGCCTCGAACTGCCACCGGACGGACCGATCGGGGACCGGTGCGGCTCGTGCGATCTATGTCTCAAGGCCTGTCCAACTGATGCCTTTGTCGGCCCACATCGACTGGACGCTCGTCGCTGTATCTCGTACCTGACGATAGAGTCGAAAGGCAGCATTCCGGCACAGATACGGCCGCTGATCGGCAATCACATCTTTGGCTGTGATATCTGCCAGGAGGTCTGTCCGTATAATATCAACATCGCGCCCTCGAAGGAGCCCACTTTTCAGCCCCGTGAGGGCCTTCATGCGCCGGAGTTGATCCCTCTCCTTGCGCTCAACGAAGAACAGTTTCGTTTGCGGTTCAAGGGAAGCCCTATCCGGCGTTCAAAACGACGGGGTGTTCTACGAAACGTGGCAGTGGCGCTTGGCAACCTGGGCTCCGCGGACTCGGTTTCGGGTCTGGCGAAGCTCCTCTCCGATCCGGAATCGCTGGTCCGGGGCCATGTCGCCTGGGCCTTAGGCCGAATCGGGACAGCGCAGGCGCGTGCAGCGTTGACCGAAGCGCTTGACTGCGAGACCGATCCCGACGTCAAAGCGGAGATCGAGCAGGCACTTACCGCCTGCGCGCTTTCACAGTCACCCGGGCCCTGA
- the mobA gene encoding molybdenum cofactor guanylyltransferase, whose translation MTGIVLAGGKSSRMGFNKACIEFGGKRLIEATVDCLRALFPEVLIIANDPPLYAYLGVKVIPDLIPDSGSLGGIYTGLSAASHPACFFVACDMPFLNADLIKLLIREAEGWDVVVPRVGGELQPLHAVYAKSCLPLIKEAIDGGVLKIARFFPKAKVKIIEEPAIRAVDPHLLGFMNVNTPPELDQAEAIRRQQCSLQRSAHS comes from the coding sequence GTGACGGGTATTGTGCTGGCGGGCGGTAAGTCCTCTCGGATGGGGTTCAATAAGGCCTGTATCGAATTCGGGGGCAAACGGCTGATCGAGGCGACGGTGGACTGCCTGAGGGCGCTCTTCCCGGAGGTCCTGATTATTGCCAATGACCCTCCGCTCTATGCGTACCTCGGTGTCAAGGTCATCCCGGACCTGATCCCCGACTCCGGATCTCTCGGCGGGATCTATACCGGGCTGAGTGCTGCTAGTCATCCTGCGTGTTTCTTCGTTGCCTGTGATATGCCTTTCCTTAACGCCGACCTGATCAAGCTCTTGATCCGCGAGGCCGAAGGCTGGGATGTAGTAGTCCCACGTGTGGGAGGCGAGTTACAGCCGCTTCATGCCGTGTACGCGAAGTCGTGCCTCCCGCTCATTAAAGAGGCCATCGACGGTGGCGTGCTGAAGATTGCCCGGTTCTTCCCGAAGGCCAAGGTGAAAATCATCGAGGAGCCGGCGATCAGGGCGGTGGACCCTCATCTCCTCGGGTTCATGAACGTCAATACTCCACCGGAGCTTGATCAGGCCGAGGCGATCAGACGACAGCAGTGCAGCCTTCAGCGGTCAGCTCACAGCTGA
- a CDS encoding DUF370 domain-containing protein: MAAKLLNVGFGNMVAVARVIAIVDPGSAPMKRLKDEAKRAGKLVDATNGRRTRSIIVTDSDHVLLSAIQTETIAQRVEADALSDRMSKDLRAE, encoded by the coding sequence TTGGCCGCAAAGCTGCTGAACGTAGGGTTCGGAAATATGGTGGCGGTAGCCAGGGTCATCGCCATCGTCGATCCCGGTTCGGCTCCAATGAAGCGGTTAAAGGACGAGGCCAAGCGGGCCGGCAAGCTGGTTGACGCAACCAACGGTAGGCGTACCCGGTCTATTATCGTGACCGATAGCGACCACGTCCTGCTGTCGGCCATCCAGACCGAGACGATAGCCCAGCGAGTCGAAGCCGATGCGCTTTCCGATCGAATGAGTAAGGACTTGCGAGCAGAATGA
- a CDS encoding CopG family transcriptional regulator: MGAISLKLPDDLLVASSQCAEALKLPRAKYIRYAIERMNRDTREGLRAKRLAEVSRKVRKESMRVNAEFAAVERDPDA; this comes from the coding sequence ATGGGAGCCATTTCCCTCAAACTTCCCGATGACCTGCTGGTGGCCAGCAGCCAGTGCGCCGAAGCCCTCAAGCTGCCGCGGGCGAAGTATATCCGGTACGCAATTGAGCGAATGAATCGTGATACGCGCGAGGGGCTACGCGCCAAGCGCCTGGCCGAGGTCTCCCGGAAGGTCCGGAAAGAGAGCATGCGGGTCAATGCCGAGTTTGCCGCCGTCGAGCGGGACCCTGATGCCTAA
- a CDS encoding class I SAM-dependent methyltransferase has protein sequence MVEWKRQRIEGTYRPGEGHEAKHGSLSETLLRLIREEPLRERTVLDVGCGTGRLSFALAEEAGRIIGIDWSDQVIQEAGQHARTLGLDHITFMCGDAERIEYRELGPIDLVVAHLCMSDEIIRRAAAVLAPGCCIAFSTLHRDQWKESGRSSRFAYGEQDVETALTASGFDPIYLEAEHEVLSFAAAADALAYMEALDLIGKWKTDSRWEGFLAYLERGGRELTIRARVTVKARRR, from the coding sequence ATGGTCGAGTGGAAGCGGCAGCGAATCGAGGGGACCTATCGGCCCGGCGAAGGGCACGAGGCGAAACACGGCAGCCTCAGCGAAACGCTCCTGCGCCTCATACGGGAAGAGCCGCTACGCGAGCGGACTGTTCTGGATGTCGGGTGTGGGACTGGGCGCTTGAGCTTTGCCCTGGCAGAAGAGGCCGGCCGGATCATCGGGATCGACTGGTCGGATCAGGTAATCCAGGAGGCAGGGCAGCATGCCCGTACCCTTGGCCTTGACCATATCACGTTTATGTGCGGCGACGCCGAGCGGATCGAGTATCGCGAGCTTGGTCCGATCGATCTGGTGGTCGCCCACCTCTGCATGTCCGACGAGATCATTCGACGAGCAGCCGCAGTCCTGGCGCCTGGCTGCTGCATCGCCTTTTCGACCCTTCACCGAGACCAGTGGAAGGAGAGTGGCAGGAGTTCCCGATTCGCCTACGGAGAACAGGATGTCGAAACGGCGCTCACAGCATCGGGATTCGACCCCATCTATCTCGAAGCCGAGCACGAGGTACTGTCCTTTGCCGCCGCGGCTGACGCCCTGGCCTACATGGAAGCCTTAGATCTCATCGGAAAATGGAAGACCGATAGCCGCTGGGAGGGGTTTCTCGCCTATCTGGAGCGCGGCGGGAGAGAGCTGACGATCAGGGCCCGGGTGACTGTGAAAGCGCGCAGGCGGTAA
- a CDS encoding amidohydrolase family protein codes for MILTARFLLPISSPPLLDGGLLIRDGVICAVGKASALIRDFATEPHDDLGGAVLLPGLVNAHTHLELTGLHGRLPFGRSFTEWATTLLNLRSELDGAFFATSARLGTTALLRSGVTCVADITTSGRSVAPLKAAGLRGIIFQEILGLDPEQATERIDAAEKALQSLQLQASGSLLSVGLSPHAPYSLSEPLLLRCAELLRRRRLPATIHLAESPEEVTYIGLGIGPIASELLPAVGRHSPSHRVCGESPVALLDRAGLLSEQLLAVHGVHVGGSDLELLKQRGVALAMCPRSNDYLNVGTAPLPRYLASGLRVGLGTDSLASNETLSLWDEMRFAHRLYGGAVTAQQLVTMATLGGAAVLGMAGAIGSLTPGKRADLTALAIDRLDDADPYGSLLSQASDGLVVLSMVEGKIVYQREGAER; via the coding sequence GTGATCCTGACCGCTCGTTTCCTGCTCCCCATTTCCAGCCCTCCCCTTTTAGACGGTGGCCTCCTGATTCGCGATGGGGTCATCTGCGCGGTGGGCAAGGCGTCTGCACTCATAAGGGATTTCGCGACAGAACCTCACGACGACCTGGGGGGCGCAGTCCTCCTCCCCGGCCTGGTCAATGCTCACACCCACCTGGAGCTGACCGGGCTGCACGGCCGCCTTCCTTTTGGCAGATCGTTTACCGAATGGGCAACCACCCTGCTCAATCTCCGCTCCGAGTTGGATGGCGCGTTCTTTGCGACGTCGGCTCGCCTGGGTACCACGGCTCTGCTCCGAAGCGGCGTCACCTGTGTAGCCGACATTACTACGTCCGGCAGAAGCGTAGCCCCTCTCAAGGCAGCGGGGCTCAGGGGTATCATCTTTCAGGAGATCCTGGGACTTGACCCTGAGCAGGCCACGGAACGGATCGACGCTGCCGAGAAGGCCCTTCAGTCGCTTCAGCTCCAAGCGAGCGGAAGTCTGTTGTCGGTCGGCCTGTCACCACACGCGCCGTACAGCCTGTCAGAGCCGCTTCTGCTGCGCTGTGCCGAACTGTTGCGGCGACGGCGCCTCCCGGCGACAATTCACTTGGCCGAATCTCCCGAGGAGGTGACGTATATCGGGCTCGGGATCGGGCCGATCGCTAGTGAGCTGCTGCCAGCCGTGGGTCGGCATTCGCCATCCCATCGAGTCTGCGGCGAAAGCCCGGTCGCGCTTCTCGACCGAGCCGGCCTACTCTCGGAGCAGTTACTGGCTGTGCACGGGGTGCATGTGGGGGGATCTGATCTCGAGTTGCTGAAACAGCGAGGGGTGGCACTGGCCATGTGTCCCAGAAGTAATGACTATCTCAACGTGGGAACTGCTCCCCTCCCCCGGTACCTGGCGTCCGGACTTCGAGTCGGCCTGGGGACCGATTCACTGGCCAGCAATGAGACGCTGAGCCTCTGGGACGAGATGCGATTTGCGCATCGCCTCTATGGCGGGGCGGTCACGGCGCAGCAGCTTGTGACAATGGCAACGCTCGGCGGGGCCGCGGTACTCGGGATGGCCGGGGCCATCGGGTCGCTTACGCCCGGTAAGCGGGCTGACCTTACTGCCCTGGCCATCGATCGCCTCGACGATGCCGACCCGTATGGATCGCTTCTCAGCCAGGCCTCGGATGGGTTAGTCGTTTTGAGCATGGTGGAAGGGAAGATCGTGTATCAACGCGAGGGGGCGGAGCGGTGA
- the gmk gene encoding guanylate kinase, translating to MNRHRLVVVVSAPSGAGKTSLCHEAARLLPRLIHSVSYTTRAPRPDEQDGRDYHFVNEPTFRRMIEAGEFAEWAYVHGHLYGTSRPLLEKQFAEGLDVILDIDTQGAAKLRQDYRTGVFVFVVPPTFDMLETRLRQRRTDSEEEIRRRLAMAREELQHYRHYQYIVVNDIFEETVKQLCCIITAERARRDRVDLSFLDVGID from the coding sequence ATGAATCGGCATCGGTTGGTAGTGGTCGTGTCGGCCCCCTCCGGGGCTGGGAAGACCTCCTTGTGCCATGAGGCCGCACGGCTGTTGCCCCGGCTGATTCACTCTGTCTCTTATACTACCCGTGCGCCCAGGCCTGACGAGCAGGACGGACGCGACTATCACTTCGTGAACGAGCCTACCTTCCGAAGGATGATCGAGGCGGGCGAATTCGCAGAGTGGGCTTACGTGCATGGCCATCTCTATGGAACCAGCCGTCCGCTGCTGGAGAAACAGTTCGCGGAAGGTCTTGATGTCATCCTTGACATCGACACGCAGGGGGCAGCCAAGCTTAGACAGGACTACCGAACGGGGGTATTTGTTTTTGTCGTTCCCCCCACCTTCGATATGCTGGAAACCAGGCTGCGGCAGCGGCGGACTGATTCGGAGGAGGAGATCCGTCGGCGCCTGGCCATGGCCAGAGAAGAGCTGCAGCACTACCGGCATTACCAGTACATTGTCGTGAACGATATCTTCGAAGAGACCGTTAAGCAACTATGCTGCATTATCACTGCCGAGCGAGCCCGAAGAGATCGAGTAGATCTCTCCTTTCTGGATGTGGGAATCGACTGA